The following are from one region of the uncultured Campylobacter sp. genome:
- a CDS encoding SseB family protein — protein sequence MNENLNDFIDAFLLDGSKQSQNALIAALKKAEFLAPVLINQALAKPDGSAVYEEEGSNIKFVLLEDEESGLSYFPAFSSRGEMMRWRNDAEQEVINLRLKDYAAMIEGGEGKYAGVVIDAFSHGLILDFAKLKAMCVE from the coding sequence ATGAACGAAAATTTAAACGATTTTATAGACGCATTTTTACTAGACGGCAGCAAGCAGAGCCAAAATGCGCTAATCGCAGCGCTAAAAAAGGCCGAGTTTTTAGCACCCGTACTCATAAACCAAGCCTTAGCAAAGCCTGACGGCAGCGCAGTTTATGAAGAGGAAGGCTCAAATATCAAATTCGTCCTGCTTGAAGACGAGGAGAGCGGGCTGAGCTATTTCCCGGCGTTTTCTAGCAGAGGCGAGATGATGAGGTGGCGAAACGATGCCGAGCAGGAGGTGATAAATCTGCGCCTAAAAGACTACGCCGCGATGATAGAAGGCGGCGAGGGCAAATACGCGGGCGTCGTGATAGACGCGTTTTCGCACGGTTTGATCTTAGATTTTGCAAAGCTAAAAGCGATGTGCGTGGAGTAA
- the hutX gene encoding heme utilization cystosolic carrier protein HutX produces MSDLKKQIDELFEDKKMSVYDAAKQLNVREYEILQYRGDDEFKEVGAENLMKIFEEISTWGEMLFIKNTPEFIIEIKTSVQAPKRAQGFLNFSGKSGFLGGHLKEDAICAIGFVSTKFMGFLGHSLHFYDADHNAIFKLFVNRNEKMKLDEAQEQKFLALKNSL; encoded by the coding sequence ATGAGCGATCTAAAAAAACAAATCGACGAGCTTTTCGAGGACAAAAAGATGTCCGTTTACGACGCGGCCAAACAACTAAACGTACGCGAGTACGAAATCTTGCAATACCGCGGCGATGACGAATTTAAGGAAGTTGGCGCAGAAAATTTGATGAAAATTTTTGAAGAAATCAGCACTTGGGGCGAGATGCTTTTTATCAAAAATACGCCCGAGTTTATCATCGAGATAAAAACGAGCGTCCAAGCGCCAAAGCGCGCGCAGGGATTTTTAAATTTTAGCGGCAAAAGCGGATTTTTAGGCGGCCATCTAAAAGAGGACGCGATTTGCGCTATCGGCTTTGTAAGCACCAAATTTATGGGCTTTCTAGGACACAGCCTGCACTTTTACGATGCGGACCATAACGCGATATTTAAGCTTTTCGTAAATCGCAACGAAAAAATGAAACTAGACGAAGCGCAAGAGCAAAAATTTCTAGCGCTAAAAAACAGCCTTTGA
- a CDS encoding CbrC family protein codes for MKDFRQRYVALQKAFWDSDGGAASVLALYEFKDELEKCGEKEAKLVLVDVYELLGLKKSACELLGKIYDPKDRKQLKKLGYLKQYAQNGDAGAIKRPKTASKSARASKKPKAVPHFRYHPDPVKSGVFKDDISVVCECCEQETDVYYCGHVYSESDVKYLCPHCIANGKAAAKFDATFVQDADELPSGAANAQAKTDELFKRTPGYFCWQGEQWLTCCDDYCEFLGDVGTKELRKMGIADEVFAQYALRGEYDVQTVREYLEAGGFMAGYLFRCLHCGKYKINVDAE; via the coding sequence ATGAAAGATTTTAGGCAAAGATACGTCGCGCTTCAAAAGGCGTTTTGGGATTCTGACGGCGGCGCGGCTAGCGTTTTGGCGCTATATGAGTTCAAGGACGAGCTCGAAAAATGCGGCGAAAAAGAGGCAAAGCTCGTACTGGTAGACGTTTACGAGCTACTTGGGCTAAAAAAGAGCGCCTGCGAGCTACTCGGCAAAATTTACGATCCGAAGGACAGAAAACAGCTCAAAAAACTCGGCTATCTAAAGCAGTATGCGCAAAACGGCGACGCGGGCGCGATAAAGCGCCCTAAAACCGCGAGCAAATCGGCGCGCGCGAGCAAAAAGCCAAAAGCCGTGCCCCATTTTCGCTATCACCCGGATCCCGTTAAATCGGGCGTGTTTAAGGACGATATAAGCGTGGTTTGCGAGTGCTGCGAGCAGGAGACGGACGTTTATTATTGCGGTCACGTTTATAGCGAAAGCGACGTGAAATACCTCTGCCCGCACTGCATCGCTAACGGCAAGGCTGCGGCGAAATTTGACGCTACCTTCGTCCAAGACGCAGACGAGCTGCCTAGCGGTGCGGCTAATGCGCAGGCTAAGACGGACGAGCTTTTTAAGAGAACGCCCGGGTATTTTTGCTGGCAAGGAGAGCAGTGGCTTACGTGCTGTGATGATTACTGCGAGTTTTTGGGCGATGTAGGCACGAAAGAACTGCGAAAGATGGGTATCGCAGACGAGGTCTTTGCCCAGTATGCTCTGCGCGGCGAATACGACGTGCAGACCGTGCGAGAATACCTAGAAGCGGGCGGCTTCATGGCGGGATATTTGTTCCGCTGTCTGCATTGCGGTAAATATAAAATCAACGTCGATGCGGAGTGA
- a CDS encoding non-canonical purine NTP pyrophosphatase, translated as MKIVLATSNSDKVREIKDFLKGYEIYALREICEPFEIVEDGATFAANALIKARAVQAKLRELNLADEFIALSDDSGISVEALGGRPGIYSARFSDMNERGQITGKSASDASNRAKLISELKALNLTSSPAFYTACIAVSSKFGDFTAHGFMHGTAIDEERGNNGFGYDSLFIPKGFTRTLGELDEGTKLKISHRSKGLELIKYVLKSLEAKFAH; from the coding sequence TTGAAAATAGTTTTAGCAACGTCAAACTCCGACAAAGTACGCGAAATAAAAGATTTTTTAAAAGGCTACGAAATTTACGCACTGCGCGAAATTTGCGAGCCTTTTGAGATCGTAGAGGACGGCGCGACTTTTGCTGCAAACGCGCTAATCAAAGCTCGCGCCGTGCAGGCAAAACTGCGCGAGCTAAATTTGGCGGACGAGTTTATCGCGCTAAGCGACGATAGCGGCATCAGCGTGGAGGCTCTTGGCGGCAGACCCGGGATTTACTCGGCGAGATTTAGCGATATGAACGAGCGCGGGCAGATAACGGGCAAAAGTGCGAGCGATGCTAGCAACCGCGCAAAGCTGATCTCGGAGCTAAAAGCGCTAAATTTGACTAGTTCGCCTGCGTTTTACACCGCCTGTATCGCGGTTAGCTCAAAGTTTGGCGACTTTACGGCGCACGGCTTTATGCACGGCACGGCAATCGACGAGGAGCGCGGTAACAACGGCTTTGGCTACGATAGCCTCTTTATCCCCAAAGGCTTTACGCGCACGCTTGGCGAGCTAGATGAGGGCACGAAGCTAAAAATCTCGCACCGCTCAAAGGGGCTGGAGCTCATAAAATACGTGCTAAAAAGCCTTGAAGCGAAATTTGCGCATTAA
- a CDS encoding AAA family ATPase: protein MRKISISNYRNIGIDAPAELKIPQDGGLIVLLGENNAGKSNVLSAIATLQNVDLNKGDRPNFFDFNEYNETRITLTEDILNKPGLDSEIDENLFQDKIFGVTFTQKPLETISKKQNLTPQQYIQNLNDKFNTSDICALHDYDEKEQKEEIRIILPEHKEVYLCSTKRGGDMLECFGVIDKDFDKVKNHDKAIKLSCKLKFISDKQDTEGIDLDDARELKKYLNDKFKDSDDKNIENLQKYEFKIWLNSENIATWSSSYPWFETLTKIKNEFKKLTDWYIENYKENNRYRQNDKKIFNELSKDISSAILHREYDKFERYYDRLREILTEFNKQAYYYNNLKPELPKFINIKALVTELLLCYTAVPNIVFYKEHEIKNENLKATPDQLLKNEFFIALFKAIEFDISKVQKAYERSKDKDTSFYNTPEKEINKILKNTINRRFNELYYAKSDSDVYNFEIKLETQSISFCIEKNNETISLSEQSVGFKKFFNLFFNFLYQDKVGNGDVVLIDEVENHLSIPAQKDIRKFLKEFGQKHGITFIVSTHSNHILDIRHLDEIRIVKSSDKGSTIINDFSIIPDHEADTLAEIKRSLGVEYLSLVGCDDKLIFVEGITDYNYLTAMNFLYEKEHGGKERLLFLPINGLGKMSTTEQRQSKINMVVAKDQKNIANELKTLARTAKDDRVLLLVDGDKAGEAMTKLNDDKFIAMLNNEQFKEKYPNFKEIEDFFSADLRTKFEMDKKSSAISSKFKNEVEQGKIEIDKETKENFFKLFDYLLTF from the coding sequence ATGCGTAAAATCAGTATCTCAAACTATAGAAATATAGGCATAGACGCTCCTGCGGAGCTAAAAATACCGCAAGACGGTGGGCTAATAGTCCTTTTAGGCGAAAACAATGCTGGAAAGAGCAATGTTTTAAGCGCCATAGCTACTTTGCAAAATGTAGATTTAAACAAGGGCGATAGGCCCAATTTTTTTGATTTTAATGAATACAACGAAACAAGGATTACGTTAACTGAGGATATTTTAAACAAACCAGGTTTAGACTCCGAAATAGACGAAAATTTATTTCAAGATAAAATTTTTGGCGTAACATTTACTCAAAAACCACTAGAAACAATCAGTAAAAAACAAAATTTAACACCCCAACAATATATACAAAATTTAAATGATAAATTTAACACAAGTGATATTTGTGCACTACATGATTACGATGAAAAAGAACAAAAAGAAGAAATAAGAATAATACTACCCGAGCATAAAGAGGTCTATCTTTGCAGCACAAAAAGAGGCGGTGATATGCTTGAGTGCTTTGGGGTTATTGATAAAGATTTTGATAAAGTAAAAAACCACGATAAAGCAATAAAACTATCTTGTAAATTGAAATTTATATCCGATAAACAAGATACAGAAGGCATAGATTTAGACGATGCGAGAGAACTGAAAAAATATCTGAATGATAAATTTAAAGACTCTGATGATAAGAATATTGAAAATTTGCAAAAATATGAGTTTAAAATTTGGCTAAACAGCGAAAATATAGCAACATGGAGTTCTAGTTATCCATGGTTTGAAACCCTAACTAAGATAAAAAATGAATTTAAAAAACTTACGGATTGGTATATTGAAAACTATAAAGAAAATAATAGATATAGGCAAAACGATAAAAAAATTTTTAACGAACTTTCAAAGGATATAAGTAGTGCGATATTACACCGAGAATACGATAAATTTGAAAGATATTATGATAGGCTACGAGAAATTTTGACTGAATTCAATAAACAAGCTTATTACTACAACAATCTAAAGCCAGAACTTCCAAAATTTATAAACATAAAAGCATTGGTTACTGAACTGTTGTTGTGTTATACAGCAGTGCCAAACATCGTATTTTACAAAGAGCATGAAATAAAAAACGAAAATCTAAAAGCCACACCAGATCAGTTATTGAAAAATGAATTTTTTATCGCATTGTTTAAAGCTATAGAATTTGATATATCAAAAGTACAAAAAGCTTACGAAAGATCAAAAGACAAAGACACTAGTTTTTACAATACGCCAGAAAAGGAGATAAATAAAATCTTAAAAAATACTATAAACAGGCGCTTCAATGAACTTTATTACGCCAAATCAGATAGTGATGTTTATAACTTTGAAATAAAACTGGAAACTCAAAGTATCTCTTTTTGTATTGAGAAAAACAATGAAACCATCAGTCTAAGCGAGCAAAGCGTCGGTTTTAAAAAATTTTTTAATCTATTTTTTAACTTTTTATATCAAGACAAAGTAGGAAACGGAGATGTAGTCCTGATAGACGAAGTAGAAAATCACTTAAGCATACCGGCTCAAAAAGATATTCGTAAATTTTTAAAAGAATTTGGACAAAAACACGGTATAACTTTTATCGTTTCTACTCATTCAAATCATATTTTAGATATTCGCCATCTTGACGAGATAAGGATAGTAAAATCTAGCGACAAAGGCTCCACGATCATAAATGACTTTTCAATTATACCCGATCACGAAGCCGACACTCTAGCCGAAATAAAAAGAAGTCTTGGGGTTGAGTATCTTAGCTTAGTAGGATGCGATGACAAGCTTATTTTCGTCGAGGGGATAACCGATTACAATTACTTAACAGCTATGAATTTTTTATACGAAAAAGAACACGGCGGCAAAGAAAGGTTACTGTTTCTGCCTATAAATGGACTTGGAAAAATGAGCACAACAGAACAACGGCAAAGCAAAATAAATATGGTAGTTGCAAAAGACCAAAAAAACATAGCAAATGAGCTAAAAACGCTAGCCAGAACGGCAAAAGACGATAGGGTGCTACTTTTAGTAGATGGCGACAAGGCAGGAGAAGCTATGACAAAGCTAAACGACGATAAATTTATAGCAATGCTAAACAATGAACAATTTAAGGAAAAATATCCGAATTTTAAAGAAATAGAGGATTTTTTCAGCGCCGATTTGAGAACAAAATTTGAAATGGATAAAAAATCAAGCGCGATATCGAGCAAATTTAAAAACGAAGTCGAGCAAGGCAAAATCGAGATAGACAAAGAGACCAAAGAGAATTTCTTTAAACTATTTGATTATTTATTGACATTTTAA
- a CDS encoding MFS transporter, which yields MVKSALPLSFIIGSRFFGLFIILPVISVYALELEGATEFLVGVLIGVYAISQIAFQVVFGYISDRFGRKNSMLAGLLVFIAGAAICAVATDIYTMILGRFIQGAGAIGAVATAFMSDMTKEEVRGHAMAMMGAFIGLSFTLSMILSPILSHRYGLSSLFYLSIAVTVVCIVLLYTAVGKEPKITHSQAKTPALKLLANRNLLLMNVSNFMQKMLMSAAFIIIPIAVVRYFGMQKSDLSGIYAVATAFGFIAMGVGGAVGETRRITKQILIIGVSLFVASYGLFALSLGHKPLFYAGVIIFFIGFNLHEPILQSMASKFSKVSQKGAALGIFNSFGYMGNFIGGIGGGAVLNFYGLDALAAIVTALCVAWLVSLKWLDNPNIFKNVYLPADVNADMAEVEKQKGVVECYKNAQNLVVKFNSKLTNEAEIKRFLGV from the coding sequence ATAGTAAAAAGCGCTTTGCCTCTATCTTTCATCATCGGCAGTAGGTTTTTCGGACTCTTTATCATTTTGCCAGTTATCAGCGTCTACGCGCTCGAGCTTGAGGGGGCGACTGAGTTTTTAGTGGGCGTTCTCATCGGTGTTTACGCGATTTCGCAGATCGCGTTTCAGGTGGTTTTCGGCTATATTTCAGACCGCTTCGGGCGTAAAAACTCGATGCTAGCGGGCCTACTCGTCTTTATCGCCGGAGCTGCTATCTGTGCGGTCGCTACCGATATCTACACGATGATTTTGGGTAGATTTATCCAGGGCGCGGGCGCTATAGGAGCGGTCGCTACGGCATTTATGAGCGATATGACTAAAGAGGAAGTGCGCGGACACGCGATGGCGATGATGGGCGCGTTTATCGGCCTTAGCTTTACGCTTTCGATGATTCTTTCTCCGATCCTTAGCCACAGATACGGGCTTTCAAGCCTCTTTTACCTCTCGATCGCGGTTACGGTTGTTTGTATAGTGCTTTTATACACGGCCGTGGGTAAAGAGCCCAAGATCACGCACTCTCAGGCCAAAACTCCCGCGCTAAAGCTGCTTGCAAATAGAAATTTGCTCCTGATGAACGTTAGTAATTTCATGCAAAAAATGCTGATGTCGGCGGCTTTTATCATCATTCCCATCGCCGTCGTGCGCTACTTTGGCATGCAAAAAAGCGATCTAAGCGGCATTTACGCCGTCGCTACGGCATTTGGCTTTATCGCTATGGGTGTAGGAGGCGCGGTTGGCGAAACAAGGCGCATCACAAAACAAATTTTAATCATCGGCGTATCGCTTTTCGTCGCTAGCTACGGACTTTTCGCGCTTTCGCTCGGACACAAGCCGCTATTTTACGCGGGCGTGATTATATTTTTTATCGGATTTAACCTGCACGAGCCGATCTTGCAATCAATGGCCTCCAAATTTAGCAAGGTGAGCCAAAAAGGCGCGGCTCTAGGCATCTTTAACTCATTTGGCTACATGGGAAATTTTATCGGCGGTATCGGAGGCGGAGCGGTGCTTAACTTTTACGGCTTAGACGCGCTAGCTGCCATAGTTACCGCGCTTTGCGTAGCGTGGCTAGTCTCGCTAAAGTGGCTAGATAACCCCAATATCTTTAAAAACGTCTACCTGCCTGCGGACGTAAATGCCGATATGGCAGAGGTCGAAAAGCAAAAAGGCGTCGTAGAATGCTACAAAAACGCCCAAAATTTAGTCGTTAAATTTAACTCCAAGCTAACAAACGAGGCGGAAATAAAGCGGTTTTTAGGCGTTTAG
- a CDS encoding HAD-IB family hydrolase has translation MNLVLFDFDGTITRDDSLLEFIAYVVGFKKFFRGIFWLSPVLIGYKLKICSNNYARRRLMTYFFAGMSADKFAQICKKYSNTHIEDIVKFSAMAKIAEYKANGDKVVIVTASLEDWLAPWCQAQGLGLLGTRIKKKGGVITGEIDGTNCYGAEKVRRVREAYDTDAFERVIAYGDSRGDKEMLEFADEAHYRAFE, from the coding sequence ATGAATCTGGTTTTATTCGACTTTGACGGGACGATCACGCGCGACGACTCGCTACTGGAGTTTATCGCTTACGTCGTGGGATTTAAGAAATTTTTTCGGGGGATTTTTTGGCTTTCGCCCGTTTTGATCGGCTATAAGCTAAAAATTTGCAGCAACAACTACGCTCGCAGGCGGCTGATGACGTACTTTTTCGCGGGTATGAGCGCGGATAAATTCGCTCAAATTTGCAAAAAATACTCAAACACGCACATCGAAGATATCGTGAAATTTTCTGCGATGGCAAAGATCGCCGAGTATAAGGCAAACGGCGACAAGGTCGTGATCGTGACGGCGTCGCTCGAGGACTGGCTAGCTCCGTGGTGCCAGGCGCAAGGGCTTGGGCTGCTTGGCACTCGCATCAAGAAAAAGGGCGGCGTGATAACGGGCGAGATCGACGGCACCAACTGCTACGGTGCGGAGAAGGTGCGCCGCGTGCGTGAGGCGTACGACACGGACGCCTTTGAGCGCGTGATCGCATACGGCGACAGTAGGGGCGACAAGGAGATGCTGGAGTTTGCCGACGAGGCGCATTATAGGGCGTTTGAGTGA
- a CDS encoding NAD(P)/FAD-dependent oxidoreductase, with protein MAKICKIYNVLIIGAGAAGLFLAANLRGKSVALLEKNASGGKKILASGGGRCNVTNRRIDASNYLGDANFVKNILKNLDFKDVLNFFGELKFNEQKQNQFFCESGAKDVLGVLLKRARQSGAQIFCGVCVKGARKISTDENGGIADAFSALDGDKFEGSCRSDAPNLQNVKRNLDEIFEVVAENGDKFYAKNLVVASGGLSYKSLGASDVGYEIARSFGIKVIPPAPALVGFTVQKEEFWFKNLSGVCFPAQILLERAPQKSGDADVSADKFSVCREIIGANLKPVPLQTNDLNSKKTVTFAVTRQNGEILELNLTANEATLDKNRDFYESGAKFNASQEMEFNRGKSLNGDAKAWKSSQNKRTKIAGDVLFTHKGISGPAVLNASLFWQKGLIEINFCPNFSIETAQKSKKQLSTVLPLPRRFTLEFLRAAGLSDKPYGKYDQAEQEKISRLFSYRFAPAGTFGFERAEVTKGGVDTDALEADCGVKGVCGLYFIGEVLNVTGMLGGYNLHFAFACAHGLAGRLNAR; from the coding sequence ATGGCTAAAATTTGCAAAATTTACAACGTTTTGATAATCGGAGCCGGAGCGGCAGGGCTATTTTTGGCGGCGAATTTACGCGGTAAAAGCGTCGCCCTACTCGAAAAAAACGCTAGCGGCGGCAAGAAAATACTAGCTAGCGGCGGAGGCAGATGTAACGTCACAAACCGCCGCATAGACGCGTCAAACTACCTAGGCGACGCAAATTTCGTCAAAAATATCCTAAAAAATCTAGACTTCAAAGACGTTTTAAATTTTTTCGGCGAGCTAAAATTTAACGAGCAAAAACAGAATCAATTTTTCTGCGAAAGCGGCGCAAAAGACGTTTTGGGCGTGCTTTTAAAGCGCGCTAGACAAAGCGGAGCGCAAATATTTTGCGGCGTTTGCGTAAAAGGCGCGAGAAAAATTTCGACCGATGAAAACGGCGGAATTGCGGACGCTTTTTCGGCACTAGACGGCGATAAATTTGAAGGTTCTTGCCGCAGCGACGCGCCTAATTTACAAAACGTCAAGCGAAATTTAGACGAAATTTTTGAGGTCGTCGCCGAAAACGGCGATAAATTTTACGCCAAAAACCTCGTCGTAGCTAGCGGCGGACTAAGCTACAAAAGCCTAGGCGCAAGCGATGTCGGCTACGAAATAGCGCGAAGCTTTGGCATCAAAGTCATCCCGCCAGCTCCCGCGCTAGTTGGATTTACCGTGCAAAAAGAGGAGTTTTGGTTTAAAAATCTAAGCGGAGTTTGCTTTCCGGCGCAGATTTTGCTGGAACGAGCGCCGCAAAAAAGCGGCGATGCGGATGTGAGTGCGGATAAATTTAGCGTATGCCGAGAAATTATCGGCGCGAATTTAAAGCCCGTGCCCTTGCAAACGAATGATTTAAATTCGAAAAAAACCGTGACGTTTGCTGTGACGAGACAAAACGGCGAAATTTTAGAGCTAAATCTAACAGCAAACGAAGCGACTTTGGATAAAAACCGAGATTTTTACGAGTCAGGCGCTAAATTTAACGCCTCGCAAGAGATGGAATTTAACCGTGGCAAAAGTTTAAACGGCGATGCAAAAGCCTGGAAATCTAGTCAAAATAAGCGGACTAAAATCGCAGGCGACGTGCTTTTCACGCATAAAGGCATAAGCGGCCCGGCCGTGCTAAACGCTTCGCTTTTTTGGCAAAAAGGTCTGATCGAGATAAATTTTTGCCCGAATTTTAGCATAGAAACCGCGCAAAAAAGCAAAAAACAGCTCAGCACCGTCCTGCCGCTACCTAGGCGTTTTACGCTAGAGTTTTTACGTGCGGCGGGGCTTAGCGACAAGCCGTACGGCAAGTACGACCAAGCCGAGCAAGAGAAAATTTCACGACTTTTTAGCTACCGATTCGCGCCTGCGGGGACGTTTGGCTTTGAGCGAGCAGAAGTTACAAAAGGCGGCGTAGACACGGACGCGCTAGAGGCAGACTGCGGCGTAAAGGGCGTGTGCGGGCTTTATTTTATCGGCGAAGTTTTAAACGTAACGGGGATGCTCGGCGGCTACAACCTGCACTTTGCGTTTGCCTGCGCGCATGGTTTGGCCGGGCGATTAAATGCGAGATAA
- a CDS encoding SMI1/KNR4 family protein encodes MKEQINRIKEKLKIAKKADKKLKVFGASKHKYALKAPIEEKKLAALEKKYGVSLPAHFRAFLLEIANGGDGFGGSAPGPFYGIYPIKDALKFSAPYLANPCLLRPKMSDEQWRAMGDFAYEQECGDEESDEEKILGGVLLIGTQGCSFETAIVIEGEFRGRIVNLDFDLDKPVFAFESNFLDWYERWLDEVISGEQKDGGGGFGYYMGGSASELLQIYEEARNRGDTELKNDCLDALTHKAPRFETQILDKIESFIKNEAYSEDFAKLTSILCANDFARGKAYLARLAQIDYLLFLQIIHWWAKDKKAASREFMSVADENAAQILNQKDEERAAQTFSFYTYLLENAKLDYGAKIEHFATSSNYSIRATCFYALGQLKNKSKYLKTLILGLSDEKPYVVTTALQAVCGLTDERLLPHLKALSQRFLKDGENYVVTNLNRVLEPYGLDNKKIKKMEFKAEI; translated from the coding sequence ATGAAAGAGCAGATAAACCGCATCAAAGAAAAGCTAAAAATAGCTAAAAAAGCGGATAAAAAACTAAAAGTTTTTGGCGCAAGTAAACACAAATACGCCCTCAAAGCGCCGATAGAAGAAAAGAAATTAGCCGCGCTAGAGAAAAAATACGGCGTAAGCTTGCCCGCTCATTTTAGAGCCTTTTTGTTAGAGATCGCTAACGGCGGAGACGGCTTTGGCGGTAGCGCGCCTGGGCCTTTTTACGGCATCTACCCTATAAAAGACGCGCTAAAATTTAGCGCGCCCTATCTAGCAAACCCCTGCCTTTTGCGCCCTAAAATGAGCGACGAGCAGTGGAGAGCTATGGGAGACTTTGCATACGAGCAAGAGTGCGGCGACGAAGAAAGCGATGAAGAAAAAATCCTAGGCGGCGTGCTGCTAATCGGCACGCAAGGCTGCAGCTTTGAAACCGCTATCGTGATAGAAGGCGAGTTTCGCGGACGGATAGTAAATTTAGACTTTGACCTAGATAAGCCCGTTTTTGCATTTGAGTCAAATTTCCTAGACTGGTACGAAAGGTGGCTAGACGAGGTAATATCAGGCGAGCAAAAAGACGGCGGGGGCGGGTTTGGCTACTATATGGGCGGCAGCGCGAGCGAGCTTTTGCAAATTTACGAAGAGGCGCGAAACAGAGGCGATACGGAGCTAAAAAACGACTGCCTTGATGCTTTGACGCACAAAGCTCCTCGCTTTGAGACGCAAATTTTAGATAAGATAGAAAGTTTTATCAAAAACGAGGCGTATAGCGAGGATTTTGCGAAGCTTACTAGTATCTTATGCGCAAACGATTTTGCGCGGGGTAAGGCCTATCTAGCGCGTCTTGCGCAGATTGATTATCTACTTTTTTTACAAATCATCCACTGGTGGGCAAAGGACAAAAAGGCCGCTAGCAGGGAGTTTATGTCCGTAGCGGACGAAAACGCCGCGCAAATCCTAAACCAAAAGGACGAAGAGCGCGCGGCGCAGACGTTTAGCTTTTATACGTATTTGCTAGAAAACGCCAAGCTTGACTACGGAGCTAAGATCGAGCATTTTGCGACTAGTTCTAATTATTCCATTCGCGCTACGTGCTTTTATGCGCTAGGGCAGCTGAAAAATAAAAGCAAATATCTAAAAACGCTGATTTTAGGACTAAGCGACGAGAAGCCCTACGTCGTGACGACCGCCTTGCAAGCCGTATGCGGACTGACGGACGAGCGACTGCTGCCTCATCTAAAAGCACTCTCACAGCGCTTTTTAAAAGACGGCGAAAACTACGTGGTTACAAATCTAAACCGCGTGCTAGAGCCTTACGGTTTAGATAATAAAAAGATAAAAAAGATGGAATTTAAAGCCGAAATTTAA